Proteins encoded together in one Polypterus senegalus isolate Bchr_013 chromosome 16, ASM1683550v1, whole genome shotgun sequence window:
- the tmem87b gene encoding transmembrane protein 87B, which translates to MAPSPVRPGWKSSLEFLCLLSCILYPAVSGVPEPGEWTITVNNTSSRIMLRKSLFNNTEIKLKIWPFSCPEPLTFTIKWLLKYYPCHNDYGNIEDVYDKTMLSRGELLDPNPLIRGEYIEQTYENVQCSDEKLMFPILNRSTLLPRSVLPPLIDEKEKEHESLNDKNEQNPFDIVKESSRRKRGTYKDFHSNVRYDTLAKTWRDGPYLFLLSFKVHKEQARWNLTGKSFAGYLKNISEIGSISSAHVVMKGSHGYISVTEWPLLIFYMVMCIVYILYGLLWFIWSACYWKDLLRIQFWIAAVIFLGMLEKAVFCAEFQNINITGSATKGLLIFAELISSLKRTIARLLVIIVSLGYGIVKPRLGMVMHRVVGLGVLYFVFAAVEGILRINGGRDNPGALIADIVLAIIDSCFLWFIFVSLAQTVKILKLRRNQIKLSLYRHFTNTLIFAILASLVFMVWTAKNFQLAVCQSDWMELWVDDAFWRFLFSIILLVIMFLWRPSTNNQRYAFTPLIDDSDDEEIEEFSVSENLADGIKLRSSKSESNGRAKPVDGAMDEDLKWVEDNIPSLSDVALPALLDSDEEIMVTKYEMSKME; encoded by the exons ATGGCTCCTTCGCCAGTACGTCCGGGCTGGAAATCGTCACTGGAATTCTTATGCTTGTTATCTTGCATACTTTATCCGGCGGTGTCAGGCGTGCCAGAACCGGGAGAATGGACAATCACAGTCAACAAC acatCAAGCCGAATAATGCTAAGAAAATCTCTTTTCAACAATACAGAAATTAAGCTTAAAA TTTGGCCTTTCAGCTGTCCAGAACCATTGACATTTACCATCAAATGGCTGCTAAAATATTATCCATGTCACAATGATTATGGTAACATTGAG gACGTGTATGACAAGACGATGCTAAGTCGTGGAGAATTACTTGACCCAAACCCTTTAATTAGAGGAGAATACATTGAGCAAACCTATGAAAACGTGCAATGCAGTGATGAAAAGCTTATGTTTCCAATACTAAAT aggAGTACCTTGTTGCCTCGTTCTGTGTTACCACCACTCATTGATGAAAAG GAGAAAGAACATGAATCgctaaatgataaaaatgaacaaaatcctTTTGACATA gtAAAAGAATCTTCAAGACGTAAAAGGGGAACTTACAAGGATTTTCATAGTAATGTTCGg TATGATACCCTGGCAAAAACATGGAGAGATGGCCCATATCTCTTTCTCCTTTCTTTTAAAGTCCACAAAGAACAAGCGCGTTGGAATCTTACAGGCAAGTCTTTTGCTGGctacttaaaaaatatttctgaaatagGGAGTATATCTAGTG CACATGTTGTCATGAAGGGAAGTCATGGATACATATCAGTCACTGAATGGCCACTTCTAATT TTTTACATGGTGATGTGCATTGTGTACATCCTTTATGGCCTGCTGTGGTTTATCTGGTCAGCATGCTACTGGAAAGACCTACTCAGAATACAGTtctggattgctgctgtaatttTTCTGGGAATGCTGGAGAAAGCTGTGTTTTGTGCggaatttcaaaacattaacattaccgGATCAGCCA ctAAAGGTTTGTTGATTTTTGCTGAGCTGATTTCTTCCCTGAAGAGAACCATTGCTCGACTGCTTGTCATCATTGTTAGCTTAGGATATGGAATAGTCAA ACCTCGATTAGGGATGGTTATGCACAGAGTTGTTGGATTGGGGGTCCTATATTTTGTCTTTGCAGCTGTGGAAGGAATATTAAGAATAAATGGG GGTCGTGATAACCCTGGAGCTCTGATAGCTGATATTGTGTTAGCGATCATTGATTCCTGCTTTTTGTGGTTC ATATTTGTCAGCCTGGCTCAAactgttaaaattttaaagctTAGAAGAAATCAAATAAAACTCTCTCTTTATCGACACTTTACAAACACTTTAATTTTTGCAATCCTAG cCTCTTTAGTATTTATGGTTTGGACAGCAAAGAATTTCCAGTTAGCAGTGTGCCAGTCT GACTGGATGGAGCTGTGGGTGGACGATGCTTTCtggagatttttattttcaattattcttTTGGTGATTATGTTTCTGTGGAGACCTTCCACTAACAATCAAAG GTATGCCTTCACACCCCTGATTGATGACTCTGATGATGAAGAAATTGAAGAATTTTCTGTATCAGAAAATCTAG CTGATGGTATTAAATTAAGATCATCAAAATCCGAAAGCAATGGAAGAGCAAAACCAGTAGATGGCGCGATG gatGAAGATCTAAAGTGGGTTGAAGACAACATTCCCTCTCTGTCAGATGT AGCACTTCCTGCTCTTCTGGATTCCGATGAG GAAATAATGGTAACAAAGTACGAGATGTCAAAGATGgagtga